In Streptomyces sp. NBC_00569, a single genomic region encodes these proteins:
- a CDS encoding vWA domain-containing protein, which yields MQILPFYLLCDESGSMTGDPIEAINSALPELHHEISTNPTVADKTRFCLIGFSDDAKVLQPLVDLSDIEEVPALAAGGLTSYGAAFRELLRCVEADVASLKAQGHEVYRPVAFFLSDGIPTDDGWERDHKDLLGSKYAPKIIAFGIGDAEAATIGQVANFRAFMQQDSTVSPAKALREFASSLTRSIVRSASSIPAGGGSGFTLAVDETVPGFSTVSLDKL from the coding sequence ATGCAGATTCTGCCGTTCTACCTGCTGTGCGACGAGTCGGGCTCGATGACGGGGGACCCGATCGAGGCGATCAACAGCGCATTGCCCGAGCTTCACCACGAGATCAGCACCAATCCGACGGTCGCCGACAAGACCCGGTTCTGCCTGATCGGATTCTCCGACGACGCGAAGGTGCTGCAGCCCCTGGTCGACCTGAGTGACATCGAGGAGGTCCCGGCGCTCGCCGCGGGCGGACTGACGTCGTACGGCGCGGCCTTCCGCGAGCTCCTGCGCTGCGTCGAGGCGGACGTCGCGTCGCTGAAGGCGCAGGGGCACGAGGTGTACCGGCCGGTCGCGTTCTTCCTGTCCGACGGCATTCCGACCGACGACGGCTGGGAGCGGGACCACAAGGACCTGCTCGGCTCGAAGTACGCCCCGAAGATCATCGCCTTCGGGATCGGTGACGCGGAGGCCGCGACGATCGGGCAGGTGGCGAACTTCCGCGCGTTCATGCAGCAGGACTCGACCGTGTCTCCGGCGAAGGCCCTGCGGGAGTTCGCGTCCAGCCTGACCCGTTCCATCGTCCGGTCGGCGAGCAGCATCCCGGCCGGCGGCGGGAGCGGTTTCACCCTGGCCGTGGACGAGACCGTCCCGGGCTTCTCCACCGTCTCCCTCGACAAGCTGTGA
- a CDS encoding amidase domain-containing protein, protein MVSYEGINNARPSKWKTASDEWHSLAGYALAAAKDLRDYGVKPLAENWTDEVGKAAAGKFEKLANQFEVAYDILLAVNMVADGMTTAIETAHSTMREAQQLADQYGLTIGVDGTITGPPVRNRTEAEELGPYRSQVLDLINQAVEQVTTADKLAAAEFTKLANQTGLTDPDKALNELQTHASHVQMEMLAADIPVGQDPTTVRQWWGGLTPQQRKDMMLAEPVLIANLDGIPEDVRTDLRGNGKYDRVKLVQYALDNWDKGDPTDFGNNCTNFVSNALHAAGMKEKTSFWEGTTDDDSWMIGNRTGNDWIDKKLAYSDNWTAAENNQNFMLQHGGQEVSRADVKPGDILYYEQSGPNDSIEKGNTHHAAIVTAVMPDGEIKYTQHTDSYQNVSLEGRINATEKHEGAQNVRIVRPNPDWY, encoded by the coding sequence ATGGTTTCGTACGAAGGCATCAACAACGCCCGCCCGAGCAAGTGGAAGACGGCTTCGGACGAATGGCACTCCCTGGCCGGGTACGCGCTGGCCGCCGCGAAGGACCTGCGCGACTACGGGGTCAAGCCGCTGGCCGAGAACTGGACCGACGAGGTGGGGAAGGCCGCCGCGGGCAAGTTTGAGAAGTTGGCCAACCAGTTCGAGGTGGCCTACGACATTCTGCTCGCCGTCAACATGGTTGCCGACGGCATGACCACCGCCATCGAGACCGCCCACAGCACCATGCGCGAGGCGCAGCAGCTGGCCGACCAGTACGGCCTGACGATCGGCGTCGACGGCACTATCACCGGCCCGCCGGTGCGCAACCGTACCGAGGCCGAGGAGTTGGGCCCGTACCGCTCGCAAGTGCTGGACCTCATCAATCAGGCTGTCGAGCAGGTGACGACCGCCGACAAGCTCGCCGCCGCCGAGTTCACCAAGCTCGCGAACCAGACGGGTCTGACCGACCCCGACAAAGCGCTCAACGAACTGCAGACCCACGCCTCGCACGTGCAGATGGAGATGCTGGCCGCCGACATACCCGTTGGGCAGGACCCGACGACGGTCCGTCAGTGGTGGGGCGGTCTGACCCCCCAGCAGCGCAAGGACATGATGCTGGCCGAGCCGGTCCTCATAGCCAATCTCGACGGCATCCCGGAGGACGTGCGCACGGATCTGCGTGGCAACGGCAAGTACGACCGCGTGAAGCTGGTCCAGTACGCCCTGGACAACTGGGACAAGGGTGACCCCACCGACTTCGGAAACAACTGCACCAACTTTGTCTCCAACGCGCTGCACGCCGCAGGGATGAAGGAGAAGACGTCGTTCTGGGAGGGCACCACCGACGACGACAGCTGGATGATCGGCAACCGGACAGGCAACGACTGGATCGACAAGAAGCTGGCCTACTCGGACAACTGGACTGCCGCCGAGAACAATCAGAATTTCATGCTCCAGCACGGTGGGCAGGAGGTCTCGCGCGCCGACGTGAAGCCGGGAGACATCCTCTACTACGAACAGTCCGGCCCGAACGACTCGATCGAGAAGGGCAACACGCACCACGCGGCGATCGTCACGGCGGTCATGCCGGACGGTGAGATCAAGTACACCCAACACACCGACTCGTACCAGAACGTCAGTCTCGAAGGCCGGATCAACGCCACAGAGAAGCATGAAGGTGCGCAGAACGTCCGCATTGTCCGCCCCAACCCTGACTGGTACTGA